ATGAAGTTGAAAACAAATTTAAACTAGGACAAAACATTTCTCCATCAAAACAGAATAGCACATGGAACAGTGGCTCATGTTTTTGAAATGTAGATGAATCCAATTGCCCATGAtatccttataggacacatcactgcactctatactcctctgtaaacttcTCATCTTTGTATACccgttgcaagacccactggttgacgcttatttataaaaccctcttaggcctcactcccctttatctgagatatatactgcagccctcatcctccacatacaacacctgttctgccagtcacattctgttaaagttccccaaagcacacacattcctgggtcactcgtcttttcaattcgctgcagctagcgactggaacgagctgcaacaaacactcaaactggacagttttatctcaatctcttcattgaaggactcaatcatggacactcttactgacagttgtggctgctttgtgtgatgtattgttgtctctaccttcttgcgctttgtggtgttgtctgtgcccaataatgtttgtcccatgttttgtgctgctaccatgttgtgttgctaccacgttgttgtcatgttgtgttgctagcatgctgtgttgtcatgtgttgctgccttgctgtgttgttgtctttggtctgtcttaggtagcctagtggttagagcggcaggttgCTGGAtctaatctgttgttctgcccctgaagaaggcagttagcccactgttccgcagttggccatcattgtaaataagaatttgttcttcactgacctagttaaataaagggtaaaaatataaaaaattatgtgttgtctctcttgtcatgatgtgcgttttgtcctatatacatatataattattccagcccccgtccccgctggaggccttttgtcttttggtaggccatcattgtaaataataatttgttttaactgacttgcctagttaaataaaggttaaataaaatgttttaaagtaATCACGCAAACAGTACACCTGTTATATGCAGAGAAGTAGCGCCCCCGTGTGGCTGGAAAGAATGTAGGCCTAATCTACAATATGTTATCAGATCATCAACCCACACTGAAAGAGAAAAATGTATTGCGCACTTGAACAAAATGATCTGCAAATTCTGAGGATGATGCTTTTATACAACATGGTTGACGTACTTATGCATTATGTGATAATTCGGCAAAATTAAATGTAGGCCTATGTAAAATAACATCGCACAATTTCATTCATGATATCAACTGGCATTTTTAGCCTACAATTTCAAATAAATAATTTCTACAAGGTTTAAAATTATAATTAAATAATCTATTGCTTTTTTTCATGCATAAAATGTCAAAATACAACGTATAAAAGGAAAAAACAAACGTGGTTGTTGTCAAAACTAAAGGAGATACCTGCACTGTTTCGTAGACTGCCTGTGTATGTCTAAAGTaggcttaaaggcccagtgcagtcaaaaacgtgattttcatgtgttttatacatatatatatatatatatatatatatatatatgtatatatatatatatatatatatgtatatatatataaatatattccacactatgaggttggttTATTACTGTTAAATTGTGAAAATTaggataatgcccttttagtgccCTTTTAATGTCAGGATAATGCCCTTTTAATGTCAGCctgtttggtgggatggagtattggcctacctggtgacatcaccaggcgctaaatgagttaatagaccaacaagaatgtatttatttttatttaacctttatttaactaggcaagccagttaagaacaaattcttatttacaatgacggcctaccccggccaaacccgaacgacgctgggccaattgtgcgccgccctacgggactcccaatcacagccggttgtgatacagcctggaatcaaaccagggtctgcaATGAAAGAGAGTtcaaaacctctctgccaataacagctaattttccgttttcccctccccactcagaccactcccagacagtactaacaaaattcttgcttgagaaattgctcatTGCTATTTtcttctttttgaccatttgaattgaaaacaaagacagtaaggtacttaatagttacccagaaatgatttgatattgagataaacaCGTGTGCATTGGAACCTTAAAATAACCAAGGCTATTTAAAGTGGGAGTCATCGGGGAATATATTGGCGACGACAAATCTTTATCTCCATAATGTTTTTAGACCGGCACTAATAATCCTACTTTGAAATTGGTGCACTGCAAGGCTATCTGAGAACAATTCCGTATTTATATGTTTAATTAATAGCCACGTGATGGCGCTAAAAGCACAGGCAATTTCAGAGGTGTAGGCACCAGTGTCCTGTCGAATCAAAGACCAAATAAATTGGAAAGAAAAGGGTTCTTAATCTGGGTTTAGTCTAAAATACACAGCCTATCTGAAAACGCATGTTATTACATTTGAAATATTGCACAAAATGTTTAATGAATTGCGCCTTGGCATATTCAGTTAGGATCAGACAATGTCTTGGGTTCACAAGATAACATTTCGAAAGGAAAAATCATCATTAGGCCTAATCCAAAAAGGCACGCTTTTAACTACATCAATCGTCAATAATTATGATTAGGCCTCATTGGTGGATTAATAGTAGTCAATTGTAGTGGTTATTGATATTATTCaggttgttgatgttgttgacaCAGTTGATGTGCGAAGCGGACACAGCACCAAATGGTCCCGGGGGTTGGAGGTTGTGACTGTGGTAGAGAGTGGGTGGCGAACCCGGCCAATAGGAGAATCCGGACGGACCAACGCCTGGACCAACGAGGCTTAGCTTGGAAATCCCTGAAAAGGGAATAGGGGCAAAATTACTCTGGAATTTATAAAGCGCTTGCTCTGTTGTTGAGGGTTGACACACCTGGGCCAAGCCGTGAAAGTCGAACTTGTAAGCATATCGCTTCCCATGGACCTTTGTCATGATGTTTTTGTCGTAGTAGTACCGCAATGCGCGGCTGAGTTTGTCGTAGTTCATGTTGGGCTTGCTTTTGCGCTCGCCCCATCGCCGGGCCACCTCATCCGGGTCAATTAGCTTGAATTCTCCGTTCGTCCCTTCCCAGGTAATGCAGGACATGTTGGCGCTGTCTGACAGGAGTTCGAGGAGAAACTGCCATAGCTGAATCTGTCCACTACCTATTCAAAATAACACATTATACACATTTGTGAAGGGGGACAAAAGGGGGGGAAGAAGCATTTATTTGATAGGCAATCTGGAAAACAAATGTCACTTGGTTTCCAAAAGAAATGGCCAATTACGCATAGAATAAACATGTTGATACGCTATCAGTTGGACAACAATGTCGTCAATGTCTGTGTCTTGGCAAAAACAAAATCACGAAAGAAAACGATTTGTCTAAAACGTATGAATTTTGGACAAACAACACAACCATGCATGCACAATCATGAAGAAGAAGGTAGGAAAAGGGTTCACTGGGCTTCATTCAGCTGAGTAATGATCTCTAATCAAATCAATAATAGTGCTCCTATGAACTCTAAAATATTAaaagtaatatataataatatataaatgtAATACAAATGTTCTACACGCATGCAGGGTTGGAATGCATATAATAAATCAGCATTTCAAAATGCTCTTACCTTTTTGCGCCCCTGTATTTGAGGGACTCCAGGATCCACTTTTGCTTTCTTTCAACAGTTGTTCTGTTGGATCTGCAAAATAAATAGAGCGGCCATTAACACAAATAAATGTGCTAGTAAAAAAATATTAGTATAAAATCTCATCTAAAATAAATATGCATTGCAacggtatatgtttaaaacacaATTCAAATTTGGATAATTCTATAGGCTATAACTGTATTCCTTGTGGAAATACTTCCGTTCAGATTGAAAATATTATAAAAAATCATTTAAAAGCTATGATTCTGTCTTATAATCGAGTGTCTAACTAATGCTCTGTTTTCTCATATTTGTGGTTTCTTCCGTCCAAGCTTCACAACTGAAGCCAGGAAACGCGTTCAGGAAAGAGGATATCCGATTTCCGACAAAAGAGGAGACGGGTTTCAGATTGAAAAGGCAGAGCAAACGCTAGCTGGAAGCAGCATCACTACCCGAGGGCTAAATACTATTTTCCCTCATCTGAATATAAAGCAATAATATTG
The genomic region above belongs to Oncorhynchus mykiss isolate Arlee chromosome 3, USDA_OmykA_1.1, whole genome shotgun sequence and contains:
- the LOC110520035 gene encoding protein FEV-like; its protein translation is MKQNCGGNVMFNMYLSDPTEQLLKESKSGSWSPSNTGAQKGSGQIQLWQFLLELLSDSANMSCITWEGTNGEFKLIDPDEVARRWGERKSKPNMNYDKLSRALRYYYDKNIMTKVHGKRYAYKFDFHGLAQVCQPSTTEQALYKFQSNFAPIPFSGISKLSLVGPGVGPSGFSYWPGSPPTLYHSHNLQPPGPFGAVSASHINCVNNINNLNNINNHYN